DNA sequence from the Dreissena polymorpha isolate Duluth1 chromosome 3, UMN_Dpol_1.0, whole genome shotgun sequence genome:
AATTTTGGGACAGGCGGTACATATTTCCCCTTATTATTAAAGAAAAGATAATTAATCCATGTAGTACTGATAGGAGGCGCATATTAACTTCCCTGCCATCCTGATCTCCCTTTGACCCCGTACAGTGAAAGATCAAAACATGCAGTTCTTCCAGAAAGAAAGAAAAGATAATTAATCCATGTAGTATTGACACATATTTACTTTTCCTGCCCCGAAAAATGACTTAATAACTTGGGTAAATAACAGGtatacatacattaataaattattatttatttatggacTTTTGTTTTCATCCatttactgtttgatatactattaatgtgttgtgttatatgtataattTACTGTTTGACACAGTGGCTGTGAGCACATCCCTTGTGCTTTCGCCTCTTATCATTCCCACATTCCTAGCTGCCAGCCCCACCACATTCGGTGAATAAAAAGGGCCAATGTTTGATATACTATTAATGTGTTGTGTTATATTTATAATTCTAAATTATACGAGTCTCTATATTTGTATGAGTCTTAATTTTTGTATGAATCTTAACATTTGTATGATTTGGCGAAAGTGGTTACTTCCCAGAGGAATTAGATATATGTGTATACATTACGATAATATGAATGTTTACAATTGCTAAAAAATGTGCAAATTCTGCAATAACAATACTCCCACCCTGTGTAAGAGAACGCTTCGTCCAATTACTTTCCCGCCACGTCAAGGTTGACATATACGGCAAGTGTGGACTTCAGCCGCCGCAAGATTTGGACGCAATATTAGACAATGACTATGCATTTTATCTTGGTTTCGAAAATTCTTTCTGTCAAGATTATATGACGGAGAAATTGTTTCAGTATTACAAACGTGATCTTATAACAGTGGTACGGGGGTCAATGGGCTACGCGAAGTATCTCCCGCAGGAAACCTTCGTGAATGCCGCTGATTTCCGTTCAGTGAAGGAACTAGGAGAGTTCTTAAACAGGCTGTCGAACAATGAAGACGAGTATATCGAATACCTTAGACGAAAGGACTCGTATGAGGTGTACGAGAGGGAATATGTATTCAGGGACGCAATGTGCAAATTCTGCAATAACAATACTCCCACCCTCACTGCCAAATCTTTAGGCGATACGGATTCTGGAAATTAGACAATGTCTGATAGCACATGCtttgtacattattttttaattgtatgagtctttatattacattattaagATGAATTCGTTTTATtcattaacatttgtttttgaatttatataatggatatttcagcAATTTTGggattacataaaaaaaatggCGTAGCTCAACAGCGGGGACCTCCCAAAATTAGAAAACAAGTCaaacaaaaaaaagaagaaaaaagaaatCAGGTGCGACCACAGGTGAAACCATCATCTAAAACAACAAAGATAAAGCAATAACGTAATATTTTTACGCAAACgcaataacaattttataaacactGTCTGCACATATTTTGTGCTCTATTTTGCTTTTACTTAAATAGCAATTATGATGTAATATCATTACATAAATTCTGCTAGCAATACACATCGCACTTTATAACTTAAGGCGGTACAAATCTTCAAAGTTTGACACAGTGGCTGTGAGCACATCTCTTGTGCTTTCGCCCCTTATCATTCCCACATTCCTGGCTGCCAGCCCCACCACATTCGGTGAAGAAAAAAGACCAATGGTAGGGTTGACAAAATAAGGAGCATCTGTTTCCACAAGCAATCGCTCTGTGGGTATTGTGCGCAATGCTAGTAGCGCTGCTGGTGACAAATCACTAGTTTTGTGGGTATACCCAACATAAGTATTTGGGAATGAATCCGTGAAGGCCCGGAACATTTCCAGGTCTCCACGGAAACAATGCAGGTGGATTCGCTGATTGGGACTAATTAATCCATGAAGTATTGATAGGAGGCGCATATTAACTTCCCTGCCATCCTGATCTCCCTTTGACCCCCTACAGTGAAGGATCAAAACATGCCGTTCTTCCAGAAAGCCCAGGACACGCCTTAGTAGAATGGACTGCCCCAACCATTCTGTATAGGGCACAGAGTGATCCAAACCCACCTCCCCAAACCCCACTACCTCGGGCCTGCCAAGTAATTTGGCGAACTGATTTATGTCGGTGTCTGAATACCTGGAGGCCCCCTTAGGGTGTAAACCAATGGTGGGAAAACACCGCATGGAGGATAGTGTTTTCAGTAGGGAAACATCAGGGTAGGTGGAGGGGTCACAAAAATTGGTCCCCATAGCTTTCACGTTTACCTCTATTTCTACCAAAGGGGAGTGGTCCTTAAGATGAGTCAATATATTGCCATCCAGGCTCACCCCCACTTTGATAGACCATCTGTCCAAGTGGCAATGGCTGTCAACAGCCACCTGCCACCTGGACTCCTGTTCCTCAGCTGTCAGGGAATAAGTCTCCTGAAAAAACTTTTGCTCATCACAAGAAAGAAGGGCCCATAGTCGGCCCAATACGCTCCAGTCCAATAAACTAAAGAAGGTATTTGCCTCTTCTCCTGTTAATCTCGCAATAGCTTCTGCAGCCCCAACCTGGGAGGGTTTTTCCCACCCCCCTTGGGTACATAGCCCATCTTATATGCAAACAACGCCAAATCCCCTACAGACGTTCCATCCCGGACAACCCTGACCCCCAGCGCCATCAAAAATGCTAATCTTCTACGTGTAAGGGACTCACTTAGTGGGACCCTGAGGTCCATGACCTGCGGGACGTGAGATTTAAGAACGTGTCTCAAGTCAAAGGTCTCTCCGCAACCCCGGACCGGACAACATGAATCTACCCTAGGCCTTTTAATGGAAGAAACCCCATCATTCCCCCCATATCTTTCCCGCTGGGCCTGAGGCCTCTTCTTAAACCCTTCATTGCTCCAGACAGGCATTATTCGTGGGTCTAGAAGTGGGAGAGGTtgtacaaaattgtattttccCCTCTTGTCCCCTTCAAATCTTTGGACAGGTTGTACATTTTTCCCCTTATTATTAAAGAACGATTGGGATCTTTCCCAACGGCGGGGATCAAAACTTCTTCTCCCACGCGGCCGCCTACCATACCAAGGCCTACCATAACCGCGACCGTTCGAATACGGAGCGGCTTGGTTATGGTCAGCATTACTATGGCCAGCGACCGGGGAGGCACTTATGTTGTTATTGGCATCTAATACCTCAACATCTGGTGAGCATGCAGTGGGCACTTTACCGGACCGCTCAGCTATGATGCGCTGGGCTGCCGCGGTCCACACCCTATCCCTCTCATCCATCTGCTCAGCCCAGCTTTTACTGGGTGTAGAACCCTCACCTTCTGGCTCTAACAGCAACTCCTCATCAAAGGAAGACTCCACTTCCTCGACCGTTATTAGATCTGAATCCATCCTAAAACAATGAGGGTAGAATTAAAACACAAGTCAAGTCGTTGTAGTGGTGTTTGTTTTTTCCAATtctaaaatctttaaaaatagatttttggaaaatagggcttaatgcgtatacatttacttttatccCCGACTTATAAAAGAGACTCTCTTTTAAACAAATTCCGGAAACACTATCAAAGATCAGCCTGCGCAcactgtacaggctaattagtGTTCACGGTTTAATTAGTGTTCACAGTTTAATTCAATTAGACATGCATTGAGCACCATTGATCCTGAAATGACCATGGCAAGACAAATGATAAAACGCCTGTAAACATTGATCAGCCTGCGCAcattgcacaggataatcagcgTTAAcaggttgtttgttttgttgttctctaccattaaaattaacatttcgGACAACGGTACTTTTGAATGTCCAAAGCATCAGTGGCCGTAACATTCACACATGATCCATGGTACCATTCATCGCAATGATCACACTGGATCATGAATCGGCCTTGCCAAGGTTTCCTACATAGACAGTATAATTGCCCATCTGTCGTTTCGTCAAGGTCAGATTCGGGCTGGTCCCTTTCTTTTGTTAGCCAGGCTGGCAAGGTTCTATCCCTACATGGTTTGAGACGATCATGGTTCATGACAAGGACTGCATTCTTTAGTTTGATTTGAAAGAGAAGGTGTGATAGTTTTCTTACCACCAGTCCGGGTCCTTTCCAAGGAGGGCATAGTTTTTTGCACTTACCTTTTATAGTGGCGGTGTCAAGGAGGTATACTGCATCCCCAACTTCGAAATTACGTTCTAACAAACGCAAATCGTAATTGCGCTTCATGCGCTTTGTGGTGGCCCTTAGTTTGCTCCTTGCGCACTCATGTGCGGTTTGGAGATCATTCACCAATTGGTTAGCATAATTTTCTTCTTCCATAGGTTTCCCATTTAAGGGAAACATTAAATTGGCCGGAGTATTTACTTCCCGACCCAACATTAGTCTGTTTGCCGTGAAACCTGTGCTACGGTTGACAGAAGCACGTAGTGCTCCTGCTATTTGCTGTAGGTTTTGGTCCCACCGGTTCTGGTGTTTGCCAATATAACACCGTACAGCGTCCATTAGCGTTCGGTTGTAACGCTCAACTTGGCCATTAGCTGAAGGACGGTACGGCGTGGTACGAGCCTTATGAATCTCTAGCACCTTGCATAACTCTGCGAAGAGCTTGGATTCaaaatttcgtccctgatcaGAAAAAACCTGAAGGGGAAAACCAAATCTGGAGAAAAAATGATTTACAGCGGCTCGA
Encoded proteins:
- the LOC127872690 gene encoding alpha-(1,3)-fucosyltransferase fut-1-like, giving the protein MTEKLFQYYKRDLITVVRGSMGYAKYLPQETFVNAADFRSVKELGEFLNRLSNNEDEYIEYLRRKDSYEVYEREYVFRDAMCKFCNNNTPTLTAKSLGDTDSGN